A window of Pedobacter lusitanus contains these coding sequences:
- a CDS encoding VOC family protein, with amino-acid sequence MKKVTGLGGVFFKCDNPQSMNEWYAKNLGLATSEYGATFEWREAGDPSKKGATAWCTFPKDTKYFNPSDKPFMINYRVENIVLLVEELKKDNVTIIDEIVEYDYGKFVHILDPEGNAIELWEPKDEANDDSVTG; translated from the coding sequence ATGAAAAAAGTAACAGGTCTTGGCGGTGTATTTTTTAAATGCGATAATCCGCAAAGTATGAACGAATGGTATGCCAAAAACCTTGGATTGGCTACCAGTGAATATGGAGCAACATTTGAATGGCGGGAGGCCGGTGATCCATCGAAAAAAGGAGCTACAGCCTGGTGTACCTTTCCAAAGGATACCAAATATTTCAATCCGTCAGACAAGCCTTTTATGATTAATTACCGGGTAGAAAATATCGTTTTACTGGTAGAAGAACTCAAAAAGGACAACGTGACAATCATTGATGAAATTGTGGAGTATGACTATGGAAAATTTGTCCATATACTCGATCCGGAAGGTAATGCTATTGAACTTTGGGAGCCAAAGGATGAGGCAAATGATGATAGCGTAACAGGATAA
- a CDS encoding helix-turn-helix domain-containing protein: MLEEINKKIDLLISLINQVVQLLGHGGALEEAIYLTLVETASMLKVTERTIRRWHTDGLIKAVYIGGSMHFSKKELLETIMINKLNKK, encoded by the coding sequence ATGCTGGAAGAGATAAACAAAAAAATTGACCTGCTGATTAGTCTGATCAACCAGGTCGTACAGCTGCTCGGGCACGGTGGTGCCCTTGAAGAAGCTATCTATTTAACTTTAGTTGAAACAGCCAGTATGCTTAAGGTAACCGAAAGGACAATCAGACGGTGGCATACTGATGGGCTTATCAAGGCTGTTTATATCGGAGGTTCGATGCACTTTTCAAAAAAGGAACTGCTGGAAACCATTATGATTAATAAGCTGAATAAAAAATAG